AAACTTCTGCCACTCGTCGCGTGCTTCTTCCAATCGCCCGATCCGCGCTTGCGCGCCGCGGATCGCGCGCCGCACCGCGGGCTGTTTCGGCTCGAATTCTAGCGACTTCTGCCAGTGCGTGATCGCCTCGTTCAGAAGTCCGCGGTCGCGCAGGAGCACGCCGAGATCGTTGCGGGATCTCACGACACCCGGGTCCGCGACCAGTCCCCGCTGGTAGTGGTGAATGGCGTCGTCGGGGCGTCCGAGTAACGCAAAATAGTCACCGAGATGGAAGTGTACAACGGCCGCCTCGGGCCGGACCGCCAGGGCGCCCCGCAGGTACCCGACGGCCGCCATGACGTCGCGGCCCGCGAGCAGGTGCCCGAGTTCAAAGTTGACCCAGAAATCGGTCGGGTACTGGCGCTGCACCCGCTCCAGGAACGCTGTCGGGTCGCCGCCCAGTCGCCTCCACCGGGTGCCGAACGCCACCATCAGGGTGACGGGCTGGCGCGGGACGTCGGCCGCGGCCGCCAGTGCAGGAAAGCCCGCCGTGTTCGCCCACGCATCGGGATCGCGTACCCGGTCCCGCCACGGGTCGGGGTCGAGGCGCCGGGTCAGTCCCAGAACCCAGTCCCGATCTTTCTTCTCGGCGCAGGCCGCCCAGTCGTCGAGCGCGGCAATCAGCGCTTTGCGGACCGGTGAGGAAGCCAGGCGCCCAACAACGAGGTCCGAATCCTCTCCCACCTCTGCGAGCCCGACCGAGCGAAATACTTCCGCATACCGGCGGCTCGACGCCGCGTAATCCAGGCCGCTCCCTTTCGGGTCGCGGTCCCGGCTCAAGCGGATGGCGTCCAGGTACTCGACCAGATCCAGGCGGGCGCGGGCGTCGGTGATCTGCCGATCGAGATCGGGGGCGTCCGTATGCGCCTCGCTTAGCGTGGCGCGGGCCTCGGCGAATCGGCCGTCTTGCTGGAGCTGTGTTACGAGGGTCAACCGGTCCTCCCATCGGGCGATCTCTGCCCGCTGGCGGACGACCCGCTCCCGTTCCCGAACGCCGAGCACGCCCCCTAGAATAATCAGAAGGGCCGCGGCGACGACCAACCCCGCCGCGGCCGGGTTCCGGCGCGCCCACCGAACGATTCGCCCAGGGCGGCCGATGGGCCGGGCGGAGACCGGCTCCCCTCGCTGGAACCGTCGCAGATCGTCGGCCAGCGCTGCTGCGGTCGGGAAACGGTGCGAAGGGCTCTTCTCCAAACACTTCAGGCAGACCGTTTCCAGATCCCGCGGGACCGAGGCGTTCAGCCGCGCCGGAGGGACCGCTTCCTGAGACACTACCTGAAGCACGGTTTCTGTCGATGTTTCGGCGCGGAACGGCGGGCGACCGGTCAGCAGTTCGTACAGGATCGCGCCGAGCGCGTATACGTCCGTCGCCGGTCCCACGTCCCGGGAGCGGCCGCTGGCCTGCTCCGGAGACATATAGCTCGGAGTCCCCACCGCCACCCCGCTTTGGGTGAGCGTCACTCCCTCGATCCGGCGGGCGAGGCTGAAATCGGCGACCTTCGGAGTACCGTCGGCCGAGAGCAAGATATTGGCCGGCTTCAGGTCGCGGTGGACGATACCGGCCCGGTGCGCCGACTCGATCGCGTCGGCGACCGTGGTCACGAGAGCAGCGGCCTGCTTCGCCGGGAGCGGGGCACCGGTCAGCCGCTGGGCCAAACTTCCTCCCTCCACCAGTTCCATCGTGAAGTACGGCCGACTGTCGACCTCACCGACGTCGTAGACCGGGACGATGTGCGGGTGGCGAAGGGCCGCGATCGTCTCCGCCTCCCGCCGGAGACACTCCCGTTCGGCGGGACCGGCATACGCCCCCGCGAGCACCATCTTGAGGGCGACCGGCCGGTTCAAACTCACGTGCCGGGCGCGGAAGACGACCCCCATTCCGCCGCGCCCGAGCACGCTTTCGACCTCGTAGCCGGGGATCACCGGCAGGTCCGAGGCGGAACGCAACGGCAGTGCTGGAAGGCTCTGCCCCGGTTCCGGTGCGGGCGGGAACAGTGCATCGAGTTCGGCTTGTGCGCAGCGCATCTGCTGCCAGCGGTCGCGGACCACGGGGAGCAGTTCGGGGCAGGAGGCGCAGACCTCTTCGGGCGTGGCATCCGAGTCCAGCAGTTCGTCGAGCAACTGTTGTACTCGCGGGTCGTCAGGCACGGCGCCCTCCACTTCGTTGCGGCCGCGGCACGCGGCCCGACATATTCATCCGGAATCGGGCGCGCCCGGACGCAGGTCACCCAATCGCTCCGTCAGTAACCGCAGCCCCCGGTCCAGGCGCCGCTTCACCGTTTTGGGCACGACGCCGAGTACCTCAGCGGCTTCGACCTGGGTCAGCCCTTGCACCCGAACCAGATCGAACACTTCCCGCTCGTCTTCTGGCAAGGCGTCGATCGCCTCGATCATACGCCGGCCGATCGGGGACAAACCGGAATCGCTCGTGGTCGGTGCCGGGAAGGTTCCGTCGGGCAGTTCCACGGCACGCGGCTGTTCATCTAAGCGTCGGGCCAGGTCATTGAGTTCCCACCGCGTGTGCTGACCGGCCAGTGCGAAGAACTGGCGGACGTTCGCGGGCCGGGCCTCACGCAGCGCCTTGAGCAGCCGTTCGGCCACAGCCCCGAGCATTTCGTCCGCTTGTACGTTCAGCGGCGGTTGAGTCAGCCGCGGGTAGCCGCGGTAGAGCAGCGTGGCGCACAACTGGTGCAGCCGGCGCACGGCCCGATCGAGAAGTGCCCGAACGACCGGTTCGGCCGGCGCGCCGCCTGCCAGTTCGTCCAGGTAGCGCTGGACGACGGCGGTCGTCTGCTCCTCGTCCACAGCGGTTCTCCGGCTCCAAACGGACCGTACCGGTCTGATTTTACCGCGCGGGTGTCCCTCCGCCCCGCTTAAGTACCTCGGGCCGATGGGCGGGTGCTTGTTTATGGCACTGGCGCGTCACCGCGTAGCGTCGGTCCGCGGGTGTCCGCTCACCACGCTTTGTTGTGCACCGGCGAACGCGGCGCGGTCGCCAGTTCCCTCGCCTCTTAATTCGGAGCTTGTCATGTCCCAAGAAACCGGCCGACCGAAACTCAGCGAAAAGGGGTTGCTGACCCCGGACAACTGCGTTCTCGCGCTCATCGACCTCCAGCCGCAGATGCTGTTCGGCGTCGCGAACTTCGACCGACAGGCGGTCATCAACAACAACGTCGCTTTGGCGAAAGCGGCGCGGGTGTTCGGCGTGCCGGTCGTCCTCTCGACGGTCGAGACAAAAACTTTCAGCGGGAACACGTGGCCGCAGGTTCTGGCCGCCCTCGGCAACCCGGTCCCGATCGAGCGCACCAGCATGAACTCCTGGGACGACGAGAATTTCGTCGCCGCGGTCCGAAAGAGCGGGCGCAAGAAGATCGTTCTGGCCGGTCTCTGGACCGAAACCTGCGTCGCCCTGCCGACGGTCCAGGCGATCCACGACGGGTACGAGGTGTACGTCGTCGAGGACTGCTGCGGGGACGTGAGCCAGCTCGCCCACGACAACGCGATGAAGCGGGTCGTCCAGGCCGGGGCGAAGCCGGTGACCGCCCTCTCGGTAACGCTCGAGTGGCAGCGGGACTGGGCGCACCGGGGCACCTACGACGCGGTCATGGACATCGCGAAGACCCACTTCGGGGCATACGGGGTGGGTGTCGAGTACGCATACACGATGGTTCACGGAACCCCGCCGACGGCACTACCCGCGTATGTCGTCCCGGCCGCCTCGCACAAGTAACGCGGCCGCCGTTACTCGGGCGCCCGTGCTCCGCGCCGCAGCCGGACGAGAGCACGGGACCGACATCCGATTTTTGGTTCCGCAAAAGTAAAGGACGCAGTCATGAGCGCGCCGGAGCTGATACTACACAACGGAAAGGTCACTACGAACGGTACACCCTCCGAGACCGCGGCCGTCGCGTTCGCCGGCGGGCGGGTCGTTGCGGTCGGTACCGACGCCGATGTCCTCAAGCTCCGAGGACCCGCCACGACGGTCATCGACCTGGACGGTCGGCGCGCGGTTCCCGGACTCAACGACTCGCACCTGCACCTGATCCGCGGCGGGCTCAATTTCAACCTCGAACTCCGCTGGGACGGGGTGCCGTCGCTCGCGGACGCGCTCCGGATGCTCAAGGAGCAAGCGAAGCGGACACCGCCCCCGCAGTGGGTGCGCGTGATCGGCGGGTGGAACGAGTTCCAGTTCGCCGAGCGACGGATGCCGACCCTCGCCGAGATCAACGCCGTCTCGCCCGACACGCCGGTGTTCATCCTCCACCTGTACGATCGGGCGATCCTGAACGCGGCCGCGCTGCGGGCCGTCGGGTACACGAAGGACACGCCCGAGCCACCCGGCGGTGAGATCCAGCGCGACAAACAGGGTAACCCGACCGGCATCCTGATCGCCCGGCCGAACGCGATGATCCTGTATCACACGCTGGCGCTGGGGCCGAAGCTGCCGCCGTCGTACCAACTGAACTCGACCCGCCAGTTCATGCGCGAGTTGAACCGCCTCGGGGTCACGAGCGCGATCGACGCCGGGGGCGGGTTCCAGAACTACCCGGACGACTACGCCATCATCGAAGACCTGCACCGGCGGGGCGAGATGACTGTGCGGGTCGCGTACAACCTGTTCACCCAGAAGCCAAAGGGCGAGTTCGAGGACTTCTCGAAGTGGGTCGGGGCGACGAAACCGGGCGCGGGGAGCGACTACTATCGGATGAACGGCGCGGGCGAGATGCTCGTCTTTTCCGCTGCCGACTTCGAGGACTTCCTCGAACCCCGCCCGGACCTCGCGCCGGCGATGGAGGGCGAACTCCACCGCGTGGTGAAGCTCCTCGCCGAGCACCGCTGGCCGTTCCGCCTCCACGCCACCTACGACGAGTCGATCGGCCGGTTCCTCGACGTGTTCGAGGCCGTAAACCGCGAGGTGCCGTTTAACGGCCTCCGCTGGTTCTTTGACCACGCCGAGACGGTGACCGAGCGGAACCTCGAACGGATCCGGGCGCTCGGCGGCGGGATCGCGGTGCAACACCGGATGGCGTTCCAGGGCGAGTATTTCGTTGGGCGGTACGGTACGGAGGCGGCCGAGCACACGCCGCCGACCGCGAAGATGCTCTCGATGGGCATCCCGGTCGGTGCCGGCACCGACGCGACCCGGGTGGCGAGTTATAACCCGTGGGTGTCCCTGTCCTGGCTGGTGACCGGGAAGACCGTGGGCGGCCTGGCCCTCTACTCGGAAGCGAACCGGCTCGACCGAGCAACGGCCCTCCGCCTGTACACGCAGGGCTCTGCGTGGATGTCGGGCGAGGAGGACAACAAGGGCGCACTGACCGTCGGTCAACTGGGCGATCTGGCCGTGTTGTCTGCGGATTACTTTCGAGTGCCGGAGGCGGAGATTCGGGGGATCGAGTCGGTACTGACGGTGGTCGGCGGGAAGGTGGTGTACGCGGCCGAACCGTTCGCCGCGCACGGCCCGGCGCCGCTCCCGGTTACGCCGGACTGGTCCCCGGTCGCCGCGTATGGCGGGTACTACGCGGGTGGTCCACAGGCGGGTACGTCGAGTGCTCACCGGTGCTCGGTCGCGTGCTCGGTTGGAACGCGCGTGCACGGCCTGCTCCACCGACTCTTCGGCCCGGTCCCTCCGCCCGGCGAGGTTCCGTTCTGGGGCACCGGCGGGTGCTCGTGTTGGGCCTTTTAGACGAATGCGCGTTACGCACTGAATCACGTCGTTCTCGTGTTCGACCGGTGGAAGCCGTTCGTGTCTTGGACGTGATGCCGATCCATCGATTCTAACCCGATCCCAACGAGGATTCCTCAGTGAACTTGCTCACTCGATCGCTCCGCCTCTTGCTTATCGCGACTGTAGTCGCCTCACCAACGGCGCGAGCGGAGACTCCGACCAAACCGCCGGCCGAGACGAAGCTGGCCGGACCGGACGGGCTGTCCGTTATGGTCCGAATGCAGGGGCCTTACGACGCCGACGTACCGCTCCAGGTGGTCTGCTATTTCAAGCGGACGGCCGACTCGGACAAGAAGATGGCCGGGGCACCGGTCGAACTCGACAAGCGGCTCGGTGGCTTGATCGGTTCGCTGCGCGCCCGCGGGGAATTCGCCGGCGACGACCTGGAAACGCTCCTCGTTGACGTGCCCGAGGGGACGATCAAGCCGAAGCGCCTGCTCCTCATCGGGATCGGGGACGAGGCCGCGCTCACCCTCGACAAGATGGAGCGCGTGGGGCGAACCGCGCTGCGTGAGGCGGCTCGGGTCGAGGCAACTCGGGTGGCGTTCGCCCCACTCATTCGCGACCAGGGGAACGACAAGCTCAAGACCGGGGACGTGGAGGTCGCCGTTGTCCGTGGCATGCTCCTCGGCTACGACACCGAGCGGCGGTTACAGAAGCAGGGGTTCGCGAAGGCGTTCACCCTGGAAGAGTGGGTGGTGGAGGCCGGCCCGACCTATTACGACGAGACGGTAACCGGTGTGAAATCGGCGATCACCCAAGCTGCCGACGCGGTCAATGTCCGAAGCACGAGGCCGTACTCCACGAAGAGCAAGTAAGTGATGGTCCCATAAGTGGGGTCAAGCAGGTTCACGATATTGGAACGCGGGTTCGGCATATTTGGGTTTGAGTCGGTTGAGCGCGAGGTGAGTCATGGCCAACTTGATGAGCGCCTGCGACGACTTCACGCTCTGCGATCCTTGGTCAGTCGCCGGTACGCCCCCCCAGCCACGTGAACGTGCGCTCCACGGTCCAGCGAATCGGCAGCTTCACCCACCCCGGCGACCCCTCCGGGCGCGGCACGACGACCCGATCCCATCGGGCGTTGTCCTCGACCCACGCGCCGAGGGCGAAGTTGTGGTACGTGGTGCCCGCGCACATCCGCACCACCTTGCCGACCGGCGGTCCCTTCAAGCGGGGGGAACCGTTCCGGAGCGGCTTGGGCGTCCACACGGCGGGCCGTTACCGGCGCGCCCCGCCGCAACCCCAATGAATCCACGACGATGTGGCGCGTGCGCCCAATCGACGCTCTTGGCATGATCCCGGCCTCGCGCGTCGCCACGGCGGGTGGTATCGACCGGCTGGCTATCGGCGCGCGGGTGGTGCGCGGCGCGTATGGCTTCTTCTGGGTACGGACCGTCTTGCGGAGTAGGTCGTGGATGGTGTCGAGAGTGCCATTGTGGCGACACTCGTCGAAGTATCGTCACACCGTACTCTTGGGCGGGAAGTCCTTGGGCAGGTCGCGCCACGGGCACCCGGTCCGCAAGATGGGGCACACGGCCTCGACCACCACACGCGGATCGGTCGTGCGAGGCCGCCCGCCCGGGTACACCGGGGCGTGAGGCTCGATTAACCTCCGCGGCTCGTCGGTAACGGCACCGGGGTACGATTGGGGTCTCACGAACCATTTTACCCACCCAATCACCACTTATGGGACCGTCACTTAACTCGACTGGTGCCGATTCTGGGGGCCGCCCGTGGCGGGTAGCATGAGTGCTACTGAAGCTCTCGCGCCCCCCTGCCCACGGGCGGCCACCGTGATTCTACCACCCGAGGCGCGGCCCCGGGTCGCCGCGTTCGTCTTCTCGTTTGCCAACCCGACGTACCAACGATTCTCGACGCTCTTGGTCGGCGCGCGGTTAACCACGGGCCGTCGCACCGTGGCCAACCGGTTGCGCACCTTGCGCCACCGGGCCCCGGACACCGCACCGACTACCAACGGGTGCTCTCACGCGCCCCGTGGTCCGGTCTCGAACTCGGTTGCGCCCTGATGCGGTTGGGGCTCGACCACCTCGTCCCCGACGGCCCGGTCGCGCTGGTCGGTGACGATACCGTCGATGGGCACAAGGGACCGAAGGTGTACGGCAAGGCTCGGCACCGGGGCCCCGTGCCCTCGACCCACCGCTACACCGCCTGGCGGTACGGGCACCGGTGGGCGGTTCTCGCGGTCCTCGTCAAGTTCCCGTTCGCCACGAGGCTGTGGGCGCGGCCGATACTCATCGACCTGTACCGCGCGCCCGGCGGCGACCGGGCGCGGAAGAGGTCGCACCTTGGCGCGGATCATGTGCGGGCGGTTGCGCGTGCTCCTCATCCGGTTCCCGGATCGGACCTTCGTACTCGCCGGGATTCGGGGTACGGCACCCACGAAGTGCGCGCGGTTCTGTTACCGCCACCGTATCCGGGCGACGCTCGTCAGCAAGTTGCACCCGGACGCCAACCTGTTCGCCCCCCCCCACCGTATCCGGGTAAGGGGCGCCCGCGGGTCAAGGGCGCGCCGCCTCAAGTCCCGCCAAGCGGTCGCCGCGGCCACCACCTTCGCTCGGTTGGAGGTCGGGTGGTATGGGGCGGAACGCGAACGGTCCAGGCGCTCGGGACCGACCACGGGTACAAGGCCGGTCAGGGGCTCGTGTCTGTGCGGTGGGTGTTCGTGCGGGACACGACCGGCACGCACCGGGACGAGTATTTCTTCACCACCGACTCGGGCTTCACCCCGATGGCTATCATCGGTTACTATTGTGGGCGCGGGAACATCGAGACCACGTTCCAGGAAGCCCGGTCGGCACTCGGGCTGGAGACCACGCGCGGGTGGCGCGAGAACACGGTCCTTCGTGCCGGTCCGTGCCTGTTGGGGTTGTACTCGGTGGTCGCGTTCCTGTTCCACGCGCGGCCGGGATCGAAGCGGGTCGGTGCTGTGTCGTGGCCCGGGAAGACGACCGTCACGTTTCCCGACGCCCTGAGCGCGGTCCGCCGGTGGCTTTGGGCCGAAGCCCTTTTGCTACGGGCCGGTGCGGACGCGGTTCTCGATAAACTGCCCACCGCCGTGCGGGAAGTACGGCTTACTACGCTCGCACCGGCAGCTTGACCGCGCGGAAAATCGGCACTA
This region of Gemmata massiliana genomic DNA includes:
- a CDS encoding protein kinase domain-containing protein, giving the protein MPDDPRVQQLLDELLDSDATPEEVCASCPELLPVVRDRWQQMRCAQAELDALFPPAPEPGQSLPALPLRSASDLPVIPGYEVESVLGRGGMGVVFRARHVSLNRPVALKMVLAGAYAGPAERECLRREAETIAALRHPHIVPVYDVGEVDSRPYFTMELVEGGSLAQRLTGAPLPAKQAAALVTTVADAIESAHRAGIVHRDLKPANILLSADGTPKVADFSLARRIEGVTLTQSGVAVGTPSYMSPEQASGRSRDVGPATDVYALGAILYELLTGRPPFRAETSTETVLQVVSQEAVPPARLNASVPRDLETVCLKCLEKSPSHRFPTAAALADDLRRFQRGEPVSARPIGRPGRIVRWARRNPAAAGLVVAAALLIILGGVLGVRERERVVRQRAEIARWEDRLTLVTQLQQDGRFAEARATLSEAHTDAPDLDRQITDARARLDLVEYLDAIRLSRDRDPKGSGLDYAASSRRYAEVFRSVGLAEVGEDSDLVVGRLASSPVRKALIAALDDWAACAEKKDRDWVLGLTRRLDPDPWRDRVRDPDAWANTAGFPALAAAADVPRQPVTLMVAFGTRWRRLGGDPTAFLERVQRQYPTDFWVNFELGHLLAGRDVMAAVGYLRGALAVRPEAAVVHFHLGDYFALLGRPDDAIHHYQRGLVADPGVVRSRNDLGVLLRDRGLLNEAITHWQKSLEFEPKQPAVRRAIRGAQARIGRLEEARDEWQKFLAGGTDAHGDWDGYAELCLYFGREEEYRRTRRELLDRFESNPDLQIAERTVRACLLAPLAPGELRRVSAVVDRTMSGDWKPLPAWVPPYFWFMKGLAEYRQNQLENAISIMRGKTADVLGPAPRLISAMAEHRLGRKDEARKSLASAIRSFDWEPSKADSREAWMYHVLRREAERVIATE
- a CDS encoding sigma-70 family RNA polymerase sigma factor, with amino-acid sequence MDEEQTTAVVQRYLDELAGGAPAEPVVRALLDRAVRRLHQLCATLLYRGYPRLTQPPLNVQADEMLGAVAERLLKALREARPANVRQFFALAGQHTRWELNDLARRLDEQPRAVELPDGTFPAPTTSDSGLSPIGRRMIEAIDALPEDEREVFDLVRVQGLTQVEAAEVLGVVPKTVKRRLDRGLRLLTERLGDLRPGAPDSG
- a CDS encoding M17 family peptidase N-terminal domain-containing protein, coding for MNLLTRSLRLLLIATVVASPTARAETPTKPPAETKLAGPDGLSVMVRMQGPYDADVPLQVVCYFKRTADSDKKMAGAPVELDKRLGGLIGSLRARGEFAGDDLETLLVDVPEGTIKPKRLLLIGIGDEAALTLDKMERVGRTALREAARVEATRVAFAPLIRDQGNDKLKTGDVEVAVVRGMLLGYDTERRLQKQGFAKAFTLEEWVVEAGPTYYDETVTGVKSAITQAADAVNVRSTRPYSTKSK
- a CDS encoding transposase; this translates as MRPQSYPGAVTDEPRRLIEPHAPVYPGGRPRTTDPRVVVEAVCPILRTGCPWRDLPKDFPPKSTV
- a CDS encoding hydrolase, encoding MSQETGRPKLSEKGLLTPDNCVLALIDLQPQMLFGVANFDRQAVINNNVALAKAARVFGVPVVLSTVETKTFSGNTWPQVLAALGNPVPIERTSMNSWDDENFVAAVRKSGRKKIVLAGLWTETCVALPTVQAIHDGYEVYVVEDCCGDVSQLAHDNAMKRVVQAGAKPVTALSVTLEWQRDWAHRGTYDAVMDIAKTHFGAYGVGVEYAYTMVHGTPPTALPAYVVPAASHK
- a CDS encoding amidohydrolase, with protein sequence MSAPELILHNGKVTTNGTPSETAAVAFAGGRVVAVGTDADVLKLRGPATTVIDLDGRRAVPGLNDSHLHLIRGGLNFNLELRWDGVPSLADALRMLKEQAKRTPPPQWVRVIGGWNEFQFAERRMPTLAEINAVSPDTPVFILHLYDRAILNAAALRAVGYTKDTPEPPGGEIQRDKQGNPTGILIARPNAMILYHTLALGPKLPPSYQLNSTRQFMRELNRLGVTSAIDAGGGFQNYPDDYAIIEDLHRRGEMTVRVAYNLFTQKPKGEFEDFSKWVGATKPGAGSDYYRMNGAGEMLVFSAADFEDFLEPRPDLAPAMEGELHRVVKLLAEHRWPFRLHATYDESIGRFLDVFEAVNREVPFNGLRWFFDHAETVTERNLERIRALGGGIAVQHRMAFQGEYFVGRYGTEAAEHTPPTAKMLSMGIPVGAGTDATRVASYNPWVSLSWLVTGKTVGGLALYSEANRLDRATALRLYTQGSAWMSGEEDNKGALTVGQLGDLAVLSADYFRVPEAEIRGIESVLTVVGGKVVYAAEPFAAHGPAPLPVTPDWSPVAAYGGYYAGGPQAGTSSAHRCSVACSVGTRVHGLLHRLFGPVPPPGEVPFWGTGGCSCWAF